One Vibrio sp. 16 genomic window carries:
- the yaaA gene encoding peroxide stress protein YaaA produces MLIVVSPAKTLDYESPLATETFTQPELIDYSKELIEVCRKLTPADVASLMKVSDKIADLNVGRFQEWSEEFTTDNARQAILAFKGDVYTGLDAESLTEADFEYAQKHLRMLSGLYGLLKPLDLMQPYRLEMGTKLANDKGTNLYQFWGNVITDKLNEAIAAQGDNVLINLASNEYFKAVKPKALDAQVITPIFKDCKNGQYKVISFYAKKARGMMARYIIENRISSVAQLTKFDVAGYYFVEEESTPTELVFKREEQ; encoded by the coding sequence ATGTTAATTGTCGTATCACCTGCGAAAACGTTAGATTATGAATCTCCTCTTGCGACAGAGACGTTCACTCAGCCTGAGTTGATTGATTACTCAAAAGAGCTGATCGAGGTTTGTCGTAAACTGACGCCGGCGGATGTGGCGAGCTTGATGAAAGTCAGCGACAAGATTGCCGATTTGAATGTTGGTCGCTTTCAAGAGTGGAGTGAAGAGTTCACAACAGACAACGCTCGACAAGCTATCTTGGCGTTCAAAGGGGATGTGTACACGGGGTTAGATGCAGAATCTTTGACTGAGGCGGATTTTGAGTATGCCCAGAAACATCTTCGTATGTTGTCCGGTCTATACGGATTGCTAAAGCCGCTGGACTTGATGCAGCCATATCGCCTCGAGATGGGAACTAAGCTAGCGAATGATAAAGGCACGAACTTGTATCAGTTTTGGGGTAACGTCATTACCGACAAACTGAATGAGGCGATTGCTGCACAAGGTGATAATGTCCTCATTAACTTAGCGTCCAACGAATACTTCAAAGCGGTAAAACCCAAAGCGTTAGATGCGCAGGTGATTACTCCTATCTTCAAAGATTGTAAGAATGGTCAGTACAAAGTGATCAGCTTTTATGCGAAGAAGGCTCGCGGCATGATGGCGCGCTACATTATTGAAAATCGTATCTCGAGTGTCGCACAGCTTACCAAGTTTGATGTAGCCGGCTATTACTTCGTGGAAGAAGAGTCAACGCCAACAGAATTGGTCTTCAAGCGCGAAGAGCAGTAA
- a CDS encoding TatD family hydrolase, translating to MRLFDTHCHFDFEPFADNFSDNLAQANQCGVERFVIPTVGPQNWQEVEALSSQFHGVYHALGLHPYFLTDESGDYLIELENRLRTRTEFCVAVGECGLDGLVNISAAEQEHIFIAQVKLATLFQLPLILHSRKTHNRTLQILKQCRFQFGGVLHGFSGSYQQAMQFIELGFYIGVGGVITYPRANKTRQTVAQLPVEKLVLETDAPDMPLNGHQGKANHPKMIGEIVSCLASLKGMSEQTIAENVWKNSNSAFGICE from the coding sequence ATGCGCCTTTTTGATACTCATTGCCACTTCGACTTTGAACCATTCGCCGACAACTTTTCTGACAATCTCGCCCAGGCAAACCAGTGTGGCGTAGAGCGCTTTGTTATTCCCACAGTGGGTCCACAAAACTGGCAAGAAGTAGAAGCCTTATCTTCTCAGTTTCACGGCGTTTATCATGCGCTAGGCTTACACCCTTATTTTCTGACTGATGAAAGCGGTGATTACCTTATTGAGCTAGAAAATCGGCTTCGGACCCGAACGGAGTTCTGTGTTGCCGTTGGCGAATGTGGCTTAGATGGCCTTGTTAATATCAGTGCCGCTGAGCAGGAACACATTTTTATCGCTCAGGTGAAATTGGCAACATTATTTCAACTTCCTCTGATTCTCCACAGCAGAAAAACGCACAACCGAACTCTACAAATATTGAAGCAGTGTCGTTTCCAATTTGGTGGTGTTTTACACGGCTTTTCGGGCAGTTATCAGCAAGCGATGCAGTTTATAGAGCTGGGATTTTATATCGGTGTTGGTGGTGTAATTACTTACCCGAGAGCGAACAAAACGAGGCAAACTGTGGCTCAGTTGCCCGTTGAGAAATTAGTCCTTGAGACTGATGCACCCGACATGCCACTAAATGGACATCAGGGCAAGGCCAATCATCCGAAGATGATTGGTGAAATAGTGTCCTGTCTCGCATCGTTAAAAGGAATGTCAGAGCAAACGATTGCTGAAAACGTTTGGAAAAATAGCAATTCGGCGTTCGGTATTTGTGAATAA
- a CDS encoding DUF5363 family protein: MLGWIKRLVAKYDAWCLSMGLTPENKRSCVPYRRDPNSQDKTCDKAQ; encoded by the coding sequence ATGCTGGGATGGATTAAGCGTTTGGTAGCAAAATATGATGCTTGGTGTTTGTCGATGGGGCTAACACCTGAAAACAAGCGGAGCTGCGTTCCATATCGACGCGATCCAAACAGCCAAGACAAGACTTGTGATAAGGCGCAGTAA